From the genome of Eublepharis macularius isolate TG4126 chromosome 12, MPM_Emac_v1.0, whole genome shotgun sequence, one region includes:
- the LOC129338863 gene encoding olfactory receptor 5V1-like — protein MEEQKDSITMVNETALTEFLILGFSSLQDLQPLLFFIFLITYICTLAGNISIITIACMDPQLHTPMYFFLGNLSFLDICYTTTNVPQMLVHLLSEMKSITYAGCVIQLFFFISFVGTECILLATMAYDRFVAICHPLHYTVTMRKELCLQLAGVSWASGFLNSALHTYFTFHLPFCGANKLNYFFCDIPPLLNLSCGDTTPNEIILLVVGVFIGWTPFVCIVLSYVYIISAILKISSSEGRLKAFSTCASHLTIVLMYYGSAIFTYVRPISTYSLDKDRFISVLYSIVTPMLNPLIYTLRNKDIKGALNRILMRKMYSN, from the coding sequence aTGGAAGAGCAGAAGGACTCCATAACAATGGTCAATGAAACAGCTCTGACTGAATTCCTCATCTTAGGGTTCTCTAGTTTACAGGACCTTCAGCCCCTGCTTTTCTTTATCTTTCTCATCACTTACATCTGTACTTTGGCGGGGAACATCTCAATCATTACCATTGCCTGCATGGATCCTCAGCTTCACAcacccatgtacttcttcctagGGAACCTCTCGTTTCTGGACATCTGTTATACAACAACCAATGTCCCTCAGATGCTAGTGCACCTGCTGTCTGAGATGAAGAGTATCACATATGCTGGCTGTGTGATTCAGCTCTTCTTCTTCATCTCTTTTGTGGGTACCGAGTGCATTCTTCTGGCCACCATGGCCTATGATCGTTTTGTAGCTATCTGTCACCCTTTGCACTATACAGTCACGATGAGAAAAGAACTTTGCCTCCAGTTGGCTGGTGTCTCCTGGGCAAGTGGTTTTCTCAATTCAGCTTTGCACACCTATTTCACTTTCCACTTGCCTTTCTGTGGGGCCAATAAACTCAACTATTTCTTTTGTGACATCCCTCCACTCTTGAACCTTTCCTGTGGGGACACCACCCCCAATGAGATCATTCTTCTTGTGGTTGGTGTCTTCATAGGATGGACTCcatttgtttgcattgttctctCTTACGTCTACATCATCTCCGCTATCCTGAAGATAAGCTCCTCTGAAGGAAGACTCAAAGCCTTCTCCACTTGTGCCTCACACCTGACTATTGTCCTCATGTATTATGGGAGTGCCATCTTCACCTATGTCCGGCCAATATCAACATACTCATTAGATAAAGACAGATTTATTTCTGTCCTTTACAGCATTGTCACACCCATGTTAAACCCTTTGATTTATACCTTGAGAAACAAGGATATTAAAGGTGCTTTAAATAGAATCTTAATGAGGAAAATGTATTCAAATTGA